The following proteins are co-located in the Acropora palmata chromosome 11, jaAcrPala1.3, whole genome shotgun sequence genome:
- the LOC141897747 gene encoding meteorin-like protein, whose amino-acid sequence MEASKKVQAVLCCFALLYCPCICAIILDESCIWRGRGVPHTEQPSVASIESTCHQGELHWANPYGGLRITFNPRMKVYSDFKLCFTARHPGVMIYKEDFKGLTLLSSDSETMTKRPICIKNKSGQIPVIYLETQQNQTLTQVNYTVLVNGRERPRHLRIRECRPCKSSVLLKSLCESDFAVRGYVHPMFPVEKGKSEQANIIATEIIRQEKLIFTKNETSGIFTGSVKIPRGCHWKESENHLFILTGDLQSGRGPVLRCHVKEKIWLKIRRESILHLCRRSNKTIF is encoded by the exons ATGGAGGCATCAAAGAAAGTTCAAGCTGTGCTCTGCTGTTTTGCTTTGCTGTACTGTCCCTGTATATGTGCTATTATTTTGGACGAAAGCTGCATTTGGAGAGGACG cggCGTTCCACATACAGAGCAGCCGTCCGTTGCTAGTATCGAGAGCACATGTCATCAAGGAGAGCTGCATTGGGCAAACCCTTATGGAGGCCTACGAATCACGTTTAATCCACGGATGAAGGTGTACTCCGATTTCAAACTATGCTTCACTGCTCGACATCCAGGTGTAATGATTTATAAAGAGGACTTCAAGGGCTTGACTTTGCTGAGCAGTGATAGTGAAACTATGACAAAAAGACCAATTTGCATAAAGAATAAAAGTGGTCAAATTCCGGTAATTTATCTGGAGACTCAACAAAATCAGACGCTGACGCAAGTTAATTATACAGTGTTAGTAAATGGGAGGGAGCGGCCTCGCCATCTGAGGATTAGAG AGTGTAGACCTTGCAAATCCTCTGTATTGCTCAAATCACTGTGCGAAAGTGATTTTG CGGTCCGTGGATATGTTCACCCAATGTTTCCagttgaaaaaggaaaaagcgaaCAAGCTAACATAATAGCTACCGAAATCATCAGACAAGAAAAGCTAATTTTTACTAAAAATGAAACATCTGGCATTTTCACTGGTTCCGTGAAAATTCCTAGAGGATGCCATTGGAAGGAAAGTGAAAATCATCTTTTTATCTTGACGGGAGATCTCCAAAGCGGACGAGGACCAGTTTTAAGGTGCCatgtcaaagaaaaaatatggtTGAAAATAAGAAGAGAAAGTATTCTTCATCTTTGCAGAAGGTCCAACAAAACTATATTTTAA